Proteins encoded within one genomic window of Egicoccus sp. AB-alg2:
- a CDS encoding B-box zinc finger protein — MDAPTCPRHPDVETRLSCSACETPICPSCGVEAAVGYKCPDCARQDGASTPRPRSRSRARGAVAAPAPGERLPTTTAVKATAIGLAAAALGGLLLGPILIGGAFFLISAGVIGWGVARAVYWATDEVSTPYVRAIALTAAGFSVAIGMATAAGPTTVRELAFLAYPAAMYGGWIVVRQR; from the coding sequence GTGGACGCCCCGACCTGCCCCCGCCATCCCGACGTGGAGACACGTCTGTCGTGCTCGGCGTGCGAGACGCCGATCTGCCCGTCGTGCGGGGTCGAGGCGGCCGTCGGCTACAAGTGCCCCGACTGTGCACGCCAGGACGGCGCGTCGACGCCTCGCCCCCGCAGCCGCTCGCGGGCCCGGGGCGCGGTCGCGGCACCCGCGCCGGGCGAGCGACTGCCGACGACGACCGCCGTGAAGGCGACCGCCATCGGCCTGGCCGCCGCCGCGCTCGGCGGACTGCTGCTCGGGCCGATCCTGATCGGGGGCGCGTTCTTCCTCATCTCGGCCGGCGTCATCGGCTGGGGGGTGGCCCGCGCGGTCTACTGGGCCACGGACGAGGTCAGCACGCCCTACGTCCGCGCGATCGCGCTCACCGCGGCCGGCTTCAGCGTCGCCATCGGCATGGCCACCGCGGCGGGACCGACCACGGTCCGCGAACTGGCCTTTCTCGCCTACCCGGCCGCGATGTACGGCGGCTGGATCGTGGTGCGGCAGCGCTGA
- a CDS encoding protein kinase: MAQDRPERANAATHDDGDAPTVTGAESFDDVGVGEVAPSGSVPEGEHRPWPDRSHVGGRYHLEEPIASGGAAIVWRAFDENLSRSVAVKLLHPHHATDPTVVERFERESRAAAQLNHPNAVRIYDTGRDDDLVYLVMEHVDGPSLRDVLRERGALEPMVVAAVGEQVASALGEAHAHGLVHRDVKPANILLASDGTVKVTDFGIAKALSGADATLTTPGTVVGTAAYVAPEQLEDANVDARADIYALGVVLYECLTGRPAFSGDTPTATAAMRLTYELMPPRQLVNDIPRALDDVVVRATRRDRNERYDDGATMATVLRELVTVKPSDLTASLLGDGRDHDGEDSSHDELRAFSGPMPATRKEYTTRLLATVAASVIVTLVAVFAVLSLRGAEAPETAAAVEWSPATAAVFDPTAPGVGDNAGEASLAIDGDLQSAWSTNGYADEDFEGLKDGVGLVVDLGEPLEVRSVVVQLVRGGVDVELYAADTLPDAEEGLEGWGPYRAAQSDIRASQPFQLAPTTKRYWLLWISGLSPNASGQFTAEVAEIQFLGPS; the protein is encoded by the coding sequence GTGGCACAGGATCGACCGGAGCGCGCCAACGCGGCGACGCACGACGACGGGGATGCGCCGACCGTGACCGGCGCGGAGTCGTTCGATGACGTCGGCGTCGGCGAGGTCGCCCCGTCGGGCAGCGTGCCCGAGGGCGAGCACCGGCCGTGGCCGGACCGCTCCCACGTCGGCGGTCGCTACCACCTCGAGGAACCCATCGCGTCCGGCGGCGCCGCCATCGTGTGGCGCGCCTTCGACGAGAACCTGTCGCGCTCGGTCGCGGTCAAGCTGCTGCACCCGCACCACGCCACCGACCCGACCGTCGTCGAGCGTTTCGAACGCGAGTCGCGTGCGGCGGCCCAGCTCAACCACCCCAACGCCGTCCGGATCTACGACACCGGCCGGGACGACGACCTCGTCTACCTCGTCATGGAGCACGTCGACGGGCCCAGCCTGCGCGACGTGCTGCGCGAACGCGGGGCCCTGGAGCCGATGGTCGTCGCCGCCGTGGGCGAGCAGGTCGCCTCCGCCCTCGGCGAGGCCCACGCCCACGGGCTGGTGCACCGCGACGTCAAGCCGGCCAACATCCTGCTCGCCTCCGACGGCACGGTGAAGGTGACCGACTTCGGCATCGCCAAGGCGCTGTCCGGGGCCGACGCGACCCTGACCACACCGGGCACGGTGGTCGGCACGGCGGCCTATGTCGCGCCCGAGCAGCTCGAGGACGCCAACGTCGACGCCCGGGCCGACATCTACGCCCTCGGGGTCGTGCTCTACGAGTGCCTGACCGGCCGCCCGGCGTTCAGCGGGGACACGCCGACGGCCACCGCGGCGATGCGCCTGACCTACGAGCTCATGCCGCCGCGCCAGCTCGTCAACGACATCCCGCGCGCGCTCGACGACGTGGTGGTCCGCGCCACCCGCCGCGACCGCAACGAGCGCTACGACGACGGTGCCACGATGGCGACCGTGCTGCGCGAGCTCGTCACGGTGAAGCCCAGCGACCTGACCGCCTCCCTGCTGGGCGACGGCCGCGACCACGACGGCGAGGACTCGTCTCACGACGAGCTGCGCGCCTTCTCCGGTCCGATGCCGGCGACCCGCAAGGAGTACACCACGCGGCTGCTCGCGACGGTGGCGGCCAGCGTGATCGTCACCCTCGTGGCCGTGTTCGCGGTGCTGTCGCTGCGCGGCGCGGAGGCGCCCGAGACCGCCGCCGCCGTGGAGTGGTCACCGGCCACCGCCGCGGTGTTCGACCCGACCGCCCCCGGCGTGGGTGACAACGCCGGCGAGGCGTCGCTGGCGATCGACGGCGACCTGCAGTCGGCCTGGTCCACCAACGGCTACGCCGACGAGGACTTCGAGGGCCTGAAGGACGGGGTCGGCCTGGTCGTCGACCTCGGCGAGCCGCTGGAGGTTCGCAGCGTCGTCGTACAGCTGGTCCGCGGCGGGGTCGACGTCGAGCTCTACGCCGCCGACACGCTGCCGGACGCCGAGGAAGGCCTGGAGGGCTGGGGCCCGTACCGGGCGGCACAGTCGGACATCCGCGCGTCGCAGCCCTTCCAGCTGGCGCCGACGACGAAGCGCTACTGGCTGCTGTGGATCAGCGGCCTGTCCCCCAACGCCAGCGGCCAGTTCACCGCCGAGGTCGCCGAGATCCAGTTCCTCGGCCCCTCATGA
- the dtd gene encoding D-aminoacyl-tRNA deacylase — MRALVQRVSEAWVTSAPDGGGPHEPVGRIGAGLVVLLGVTHSDDEATARRMAEKLWNLRIFEDDAGAMNRSAADEGAELLVVSQFTLYGDARKGRRPSFVAAARPEQAEPLVDRVVEHLRRLGAQVATGRFRTSMQVGLVNDGPVTLLVEVDDDGGAG; from the coding sequence ATGCGGGCACTGGTGCAGCGGGTCAGCGAGGCGTGGGTGACGTCGGCACCCGACGGCGGCGGACCACACGAGCCGGTCGGCCGGATCGGCGCAGGGCTGGTCGTGCTGCTCGGCGTCACCCACAGCGACGACGAGGCGACCGCCCGGCGCATGGCCGAGAAGCTGTGGAACCTGCGCATCTTCGAGGACGACGCCGGCGCCATGAACCGCAGCGCCGCGGACGAAGGCGCGGAGCTGCTGGTCGTCAGCCAGTTCACGCTCTACGGCGACGCCCGCAAGGGCCGGCGGCCGTCCTTCGTCGCCGCGGCGCGCCCCGAGCAGGCCGAGCCCCTGGTGGACCGCGTCGTCGAGCACCTGCGTCGGCTGGGGGCGCAGGTCGCCACGGGCCGTTTCCGCACCTCCATGCAGGTCGGCCTCGTCAACGACGGCCCGGTCACGCTGCTCGTCGAGGTCGACGACGACGGCGGGGCGGGCTGA
- a CDS encoding PH domain-containing protein, with product MPLDDRERRLDPRIVQVWRVGNGIGALFVLGPPAVFAPLLFGRWGYVITVLAAALALAWIVAWPRAQYRRWRWQLTDLALELRHGVVVRRHQAVPYFRIQQIDVAQGPVDRLLGLATLQVTTASASGSAALPGIPADDAPGIRVELLARAAEAVGEHEGELRDAV from the coding sequence TTGCCGCTCGACGACCGCGAGCGGCGGCTGGACCCGCGCATCGTGCAGGTGTGGCGCGTCGGCAACGGGATCGGGGCCCTGTTCGTCCTGGGGCCCCCGGCCGTCTTCGCGCCGCTGCTGTTCGGCCGCTGGGGCTACGTAATCACCGTGCTCGCCGCGGCCCTCGCCCTGGCGTGGATCGTCGCCTGGCCCCGCGCGCAGTACCGTCGCTGGCGATGGCAGCTGACCGACCTGGCGCTCGAGCTGCGCCACGGGGTGGTCGTGCGCCGCCACCAGGCGGTCCCCTACTTCCGCATCCAGCAGATCGACGTCGCCCAGGGCCCGGTCGACCGGCTGCTCGGCCTGGCCACGCTGCAGGTCACGACCGCGTCGGCGTCCGGCAGTGCGGCGCTGCCCGGCATCCCGGCCGACGACGCGCCGGGCATCCGGGTGGAGCTGCTGGCCCGCGCCGCCGAGGCCGTCGGCGAGCACGAGGGTGAGCTCCGCGATGCCGTCTGA
- a CDS encoding winged helix DNA-binding domain-containing protein, whose product MHVTDAQRRARLVARHRLDGSAPDPVSAARAVVAVHASDPVTPYLAVRARLRAPATAVAALDAALYDARTLWRLHAVRRTLFVAALEDAALLEAAAGRDVAVKERRRVLGWLTTELGDATAAAAWLGRVEDAVCRALAGTGVDGGLRTTALTEAVPDLALPVTLGSGKYTTRSPVGSRVLFVLAMEGRIVRGRPAGSWRASQYAWALAEEWFPQPPPRVAHPVDARTGLLRRYLATHGPVTRTDLRWWSGWGVGRLEAALAALDVVEVDLDGGGRGIVLADDLDHPEPNLGSVALLPGLDPTPMGWKARDWFLGPHADRLFDRNGNAGPTVWVDGRVVGGWGVRRDGEVVHRLLEDVGAEATARVAVAAGELTDWLDGTSVTPRFRTPLERELTA is encoded by the coding sequence GTGCACGTCACGGACGCGCAGCGGCGTGCACGCCTGGTCGCCCGCCACCGCCTCGACGGCTCGGCGCCGGATCCGGTCTCGGCCGCCCGTGCCGTGGTGGCCGTGCACGCCAGCGATCCGGTCACGCCGTACCTCGCCGTCCGGGCGCGGCTGCGAGCCCCGGCGACGGCGGTGGCGGCGCTGGACGCCGCGCTGTATGACGCCCGCACGTTGTGGCGCCTCCACGCCGTGCGCCGGACCTTGTTCGTCGCCGCGCTCGAGGACGCCGCGCTGTTGGAGGCGGCCGCCGGAAGGGACGTCGCCGTGAAGGAGCGCCGCCGGGTCCTCGGCTGGCTGACCACCGAACTGGGCGACGCGACGGCTGCAGCGGCGTGGCTGGGACGGGTCGAGGACGCCGTGTGCCGAGCGCTCGCCGGCACCGGCGTCGACGGCGGGCTGCGCACCACGGCGTTGACCGAGGCCGTGCCCGACCTCGCCCTGCCGGTCACGCTCGGGTCGGGCAAGTACACGACGCGCAGCCCGGTGGGCTCCCGGGTGCTGTTCGTGCTGGCCATGGAGGGGCGCATCGTGCGCGGCCGGCCGGCGGGCTCCTGGCGCGCCAGCCAGTACGCGTGGGCCCTGGCCGAGGAATGGTTCCCGCAGCCGCCTCCCCGCGTCGCACACCCGGTGGACGCGCGCACCGGCCTGCTGCGCCGCTACCTGGCGACCCACGGGCCGGTGACCCGCACCGATCTGCGCTGGTGGAGTGGCTGGGGCGTAGGGCGGCTGGAGGCGGCCCTGGCGGCGCTCGACGTCGTGGAGGTCGACCTCGACGGTGGCGGCCGCGGGATCGTGCTGGCCGACGACCTCGACCATCCGGAGCCCAACCTCGGCAGCGTGGCGCTGCTGCCGGGGCTGGATCCGACGCCCATGGGCTGGAAGGCGCGCGACTGGTTCCTGGGCCCCCACGCGGACCGGCTCTTCGACCGCAACGGCAACGCCGGCCCGACCGTGTGGGTCGACGGTCGGGTCGTCGGGGGCTGGGGCGTGCGTCGCGACGGCGAGGTGGTCCACCGGTTGCTCGAGGACGTGGGCGCCGAGGCGACCGCGCGGGTCGCGGTTGCGGCCGGTGAGCTCACGGACTGGCTCGATGGGACCAGCGTGACGCCGCGCTTCCGCACGCCGCTGGAACGCGAGCTGACCGCGTGA
- a CDS encoding type IV pilus twitching motility protein PilT: protein MHRVDDYLHLLVQAGGSDLHLKAGGPAFIRVDGDLHAVQQLPALTGDDTLRMAREMMDERVGRVFDEAREADFAYSISGLGRFRINAFRQRGSVGLVCRRVLPGAQDFGSLGLPPAVRKLAEEHRGLVLVTGPTGSGKTTTTAAMLSHINTTRRCHVVTLEDPIEVVHADQLAIIDQREIGVDTEDFVTGMKAVSRQDPDVIFIGEMRDLETVTAALQAAETGHLVISTLHTTDARETINRVVDLFPKEQQHQARLSLANSLKGIVCQRLVQRANGTGRLAVVEVLVMTSRLFEFVTDPAQLPRLEEAIAEGGYYGMQTFDQHLLQLYANGEVSLRDALAAATNPHDFRVSLRGLGLATA from the coding sequence ATGCACCGCGTCGACGACTACCTCCACCTGCTGGTCCAGGCCGGCGGCTCCGACCTGCACCTCAAGGCCGGGGGACCGGCGTTCATCCGTGTCGACGGGGACCTGCACGCGGTCCAGCAGTTGCCGGCCCTGACCGGCGACGACACGCTGCGCATGGCCCGCGAGATGATGGACGAACGCGTCGGCCGCGTGTTCGACGAGGCACGCGAGGCCGACTTCGCCTACTCGATCAGCGGGCTGGGCCGGTTCCGCATCAACGCCTTCCGCCAGCGCGGCTCGGTCGGCCTGGTCTGCCGGCGGGTGCTGCCCGGCGCGCAGGACTTCGGCTCACTGGGTCTGCCGCCCGCGGTCCGCAAGCTCGCCGAGGAACACCGTGGGCTGGTGCTGGTCACCGGGCCGACCGGCTCGGGCAAGACGACCACCACCGCGGCGATGCTGTCGCACATCAACACCACCCGCCGGTGCCACGTCGTCACGCTGGAGGACCCCATCGAGGTGGTCCACGCCGACCAGCTCGCGATCATCGACCAGCGCGAGATCGGCGTGGACACCGAGGACTTCGTCACCGGGATGAAGGCGGTGTCGCGGCAGGACCCCGACGTGATCTTCATCGGTGAGATGCGGGACCTGGAGACGGTCACGGCCGCGCTGCAGGCGGCCGAGACCGGCCACCTCGTCATCTCCACGCTGCACACCACCGACGCGCGCGAGACCATCAACCGGGTCGTCGACCTGTTCCCCAAGGAGCAGCAGCACCAGGCCCGCCTGTCGTTGGCCAACTCGCTGAAGGGCATCGTGTGTCAGCGGCTCGTCCAGCGGGCCAACGGCACCGGCCGGCTGGCGGTCGTCGAGGTCCTGGTGATGACCTCGCGGCTGTTCGAGTTCGTCACCGACCCGGCCCAGCTGCCGCGGCTGGAGGAAGCCATCGCCGAGGGCGGCTACTACGGCATGCAGACCTTCGACCAGCACCTGCTGCAGCTGTACGCAAACGGCGAGGTGTCGCTACGCGACGCCCTGGCGGCCGCCACGAATCCGCACGACTTCCGCGTGTCGCTGCGCGGCCTGGGACTGGCCACGGCGTGA
- a CDS encoding NUDIX hydrolase: MPRYPTRRATSAGGVVCDDRPDGRRWVLLIARRNAAGKPQWTLPKGGIEVGETDEEAALREVREETGHGALIGPLLGTIDYWFVWRPDQVRYHKFVHYFFMWWDGQEAGPRDDEAEHVEWVPVDVAIVRLAHRNERKLVEKAGSTQPALVQPVRAVDLGADR; this comes from the coding sequence ATGCCCAGGTACCCGACGCGACGCGCCACCTCGGCGGGTGGCGTGGTCTGCGACGACCGGCCCGACGGCCGGCGCTGGGTCCTGCTCATCGCCCGCCGCAACGCCGCGGGCAAACCGCAGTGGACGCTACCCAAGGGCGGCATCGAGGTCGGCGAGACCGACGAGGAAGCCGCGCTGCGCGAGGTCCGCGAGGAGACCGGCCACGGCGCGCTCATCGGCCCGCTGCTCGGCACCATCGACTACTGGTTCGTGTGGCGACCCGACCAGGTCCGCTACCACAAGTTCGTGCACTACTTCTTCATGTGGTGGGACGGCCAGGAGGCGGGTCCGCGCGACGACGAGGCCGAGCACGTGGAATGGGTGCCGGTCGACGTGGCGATCGTCCGGCTCGCCCACCGCAACGAGCGCAAGCTGGTGGAGAAGGCCGGCAGCACCCAGCCCGCGCTGGTGCAGCCGGTCCGCGCGGTCGACCTCGGGGCCGACCGGTGA
- a CDS encoding DUF6049 family protein, which yields MTARHHRGRPAPRVRCAWTLLLTVALLLLAVSPGLAQPADAGADGEEASAAAVRLVVSELAGVLGPGTAVLEGDELDPRMRSDAVEDLALRVLVENAGDAALDRARLIVQLHPPVASRDDLQRALDAGPGTEPQHVLYDEPLRDGEPLRPGSVAGVAADFGPDEIAWTGGVHPLSVAVVRGTEVLAQADTAVVWLDRPVTEPVLTSIVWPLDDVPWRGVGGDYPRGADRAIQPGGRLDVLLRTLERRPDAPVVIAPAVHLLEDLRDRADGFTSLGRQADGQLDTRFVDPEDPPAVRARDTLQRLRAVARQLPFAPVTGSYADADVNALAQHGGDLTALGAEAAVEGRRRLLPLLDRAPDAAVHLAGGPLAPEVLDLIPGDQIVLPPDAVTDATGASPALRPLRSSSGRLLTGVVADRHISDSLAASPSEAGPIVDAQRVVAHTAQAWFQDPAESGRSLLVLPPDGWSPSAELAERLLDQLDDAPWLRLTTPSQQAVLGRRGAEPVELATATQPALSAAFASALEDAGAELAAVRTALPDDATTIGDRRPSELHDTLLRATSRWYLEGSPAEAEALVRDVRGTVEQTFGEVVVASGSRVTLTSDTGQIPVTLQRTRGGPIAVRVEVASQGRLLWPEGQRSETIVLTEGAAQTVSFNTRALSTGTFSVAVRVTDPSGAHTLERTTLSVRSAAISGPALAATGGAVLLLLLAGALRRRRPRRPRLEVVDDRPEPVGRP from the coding sequence GTGACAGCGCGCCACCACCGGGGCCGGCCGGCCCCGCGGGTCCGCTGTGCCTGGACGCTCCTCCTCACCGTCGCCCTGCTGCTCCTGGCGGTCTCACCCGGGCTCGCGCAACCCGCCGACGCGGGCGCCGACGGCGAGGAGGCCTCGGCCGCGGCGGTGCGCCTCGTCGTCTCCGAGCTGGCCGGCGTCCTCGGCCCCGGTACCGCCGTCCTGGAGGGCGACGAACTGGACCCGCGCATGCGCTCGGACGCGGTCGAGGACCTGGCACTGCGGGTGCTCGTGGAGAACGCCGGCGACGCCGCCCTGGACCGAGCCCGTCTGATCGTGCAGCTGCACCCCCCGGTCGCCTCCCGTGACGACCTGCAGCGCGCCCTCGACGCCGGGCCGGGCACGGAGCCGCAACACGTGCTGTACGACGAGCCGCTGCGCGACGGCGAGCCGCTGCGCCCCGGCAGCGTCGCGGGCGTCGCGGCCGACTTCGGTCCGGACGAGATCGCCTGGACCGGCGGGGTCCACCCGCTGAGCGTGGCGGTCGTGCGCGGCACCGAGGTGCTGGCACAGGCCGACACGGCGGTGGTCTGGCTCGACCGGCCGGTCACGGAGCCGGTGCTGACCAGCATCGTGTGGCCGCTCGACGACGTGCCCTGGCGCGGGGTCGGCGGCGACTACCCGCGCGGCGCCGACCGCGCGATCCAGCCCGGCGGGCGCCTGGACGTGCTGCTACGCACCCTGGAGCGTCGTCCCGACGCTCCGGTGGTGATCGCCCCGGCGGTGCACCTGCTCGAGGACCTGCGTGACCGGGCCGACGGCTTCACCTCGCTGGGCCGGCAGGCGGACGGGCAGCTCGACACCCGTTTCGTCGACCCGGAGGATCCACCCGCCGTACGGGCGCGCGACACCCTGCAGCGGCTGCGGGCGGTGGCGCGCCAGCTGCCGTTCGCGCCCGTCACCGGCAGCTACGCCGACGCGGACGTCAACGCCCTGGCCCAGCACGGCGGCGACCTGACGGCGCTGGGCGCCGAAGCGGCCGTCGAGGGACGCCGCCGGCTGCTGCCATTGCTCGACCGGGCCCCCGACGCCGCCGTGCACCTGGCCGGCGGCCCGCTGGCGCCGGAGGTCCTCGACCTCATCCCGGGCGACCAGATCGTCCTGCCGCCCGACGCCGTGACGGACGCGACCGGCGCCAGCCCGGCGCTGCGACCGCTGCGCTCCTCCTCCGGCCGGCTGCTGACCGGCGTCGTGGCCGACCGCCACATCAGCGATTCGCTGGCGGCGAGCCCCTCCGAGGCCGGGCCGATCGTCGACGCCCAGCGGGTGGTCGCCCACACGGCGCAGGCATGGTTCCAGGATCCCGCCGAGTCCGGGCGCAGCCTGCTGGTGCTGCCCCCCGACGGCTGGTCGCCCAGCGCCGAACTGGCGGAACGGCTGCTCGACCAGCTCGACGACGCACCGTGGTTGCGCCTGACGACCCCCAGCCAGCAGGCGGTGCTCGGCCGGCGCGGCGCCGAGCCGGTCGAGTTGGCGACGGCGACGCAGCCGGCGCTCAGCGCTGCGTTCGCGTCGGCGCTGGAGGATGCCGGCGCCGAGCTCGCGGCGGTGCGCACGGCGCTGCCCGACGATGCGACCACGATCGGCGATCGCCGCCCGTCCGAACTGCACGACACACTGCTGCGAGCGACCTCGCGGTGGTACCTCGAGGGCTCGCCCGCCGAGGCCGAGGCGCTCGTCCGGGACGTCCGCGGCACCGTCGAGCAGACGTTCGGCGAGGTGGTCGTCGCGAGCGGCTCGCGGGTGACGCTGACTTCGGACACCGGCCAGATCCCCGTCACGCTCCAGCGGACGCGCGGCGGACCGATCGCCGTGCGCGTCGAGGTGGCGTCTCAGGGGCGGCTGCTGTGGCCGGAGGGGCAGCGCTCCGAGACGATCGTGCTGACCGAAGGTGCGGCCCAGACGGTCTCCTTCAACACCCGGGCCCTGTCGACCGGCACCTTCAGCGTGGCCGTGCGCGTCACCGACCCGTCGGGGGCACACACGCTGGAGCGCACCACGCTGTCGGTGCGCTCGGCCGCCATCTCCGGTCCGGCCCTGGCCGCCACGGGCGGCGCGGTGCTGCTGTTGCTGCTCGCCGGGGCGCTGCGGCGACGCCGCCCGCGGCGACCGCGCCTGGAGGTCGTCGACGACCGCCCAGAGCCCGTGGGACGGCCCTGA
- a CDS encoding PH domain-containing protein: MPGPAARAGAAGRWARPRRLHPASVVLGVNLRQLLQAVVFPLFATLAAGGIFAIAIIGTAVLVGLVMRILAWQRFTFSFDGEVLRVEEGVVSRSARSLDVARVQQVEIDRGPVQRLLGLAALRVETAGSSSEVEVDLRVVTEDEAVALRQAIREGKARKTGSAPADGGDPAGAEAAAEPAEPARQELLAVPLAHVVLAAVTGGRLLVFPAVIVGALQFAGDVFGQFLDDALERLVENGTQGMPGWRDLTLQAGLLVGAGVLLLSVVAAVVVGILQDANYRVSRVGDDLHVRRGLLSTRESVVPIRRVQLVEIQRNWLRRLLGYGNVRVHSAGGSGDADRRVTVPLLPDGRVDDFLREVLPGVPGVPALRAHPKQARRRVVFRWLRPPLVLAAVVWAWNPIPFTPFDLPDAARYGVVALLLLAVLLGIVEHRNLGHALTERIVVSRRGALSITTGVAPVVKVQAASRSANWFQRRLGLTTVDAHVAGPGGDLEVLDAGEADGERLYRALVRHAADPDPVGPSVEEVPAGA; this comes from the coding sequence ATGCCCGGCCCGGCCGCCCGGGCTGGCGCGGCCGGCCGGTGGGCCCGCCCCCGACGACTGCATCCCGCCTCCGTCGTGCTCGGCGTCAACCTGCGCCAACTGCTGCAGGCGGTCGTGTTCCCGCTGTTCGCCACCCTGGCGGCCGGCGGCATCTTCGCGATCGCGATCATCGGCACGGCCGTGCTGGTCGGCCTGGTGATGCGGATCCTGGCGTGGCAGCGCTTCACGTTCTCGTTCGACGGCGAGGTCCTGCGCGTCGAGGAGGGCGTCGTCAGCCGGAGCGCCCGGTCCCTGGACGTCGCCCGCGTGCAGCAGGTGGAGATCGATCGCGGCCCCGTGCAGCGCCTGCTCGGCCTCGCCGCCCTGCGCGTGGAGACGGCCGGCAGCTCCTCCGAGGTGGAGGTCGACCTGCGCGTCGTCACGGAGGACGAGGCCGTCGCCCTGCGCCAGGCGATCCGCGAGGGCAAGGCACGCAAGACCGGTTCCGCACCGGCCGACGGCGGTGACCCCGCAGGCGCCGAGGCGGCCGCCGAACCGGCCGAGCCCGCGAGGCAGGAGCTGCTGGCCGTGCCGCTGGCGCACGTCGTCCTCGCCGCGGTGACCGGCGGGCGGCTGCTGGTGTTCCCGGCCGTCATCGTCGGTGCCCTGCAGTTCGCCGGGGACGTGTTCGGGCAGTTCCTGGACGACGCGCTGGAGCGGCTGGTGGAGAACGGCACCCAGGGGATGCCCGGCTGGCGTGACCTGACGCTCCAGGCCGGCCTGCTGGTGGGCGCCGGCGTGCTGCTGCTGTCGGTGGTCGCGGCCGTCGTCGTCGGCATCCTCCAGGACGCCAACTACCGCGTCAGCCGCGTCGGCGACGACCTGCACGTCCGCCGCGGCCTGCTGTCCACCCGCGAGTCCGTGGTCCCGATCCGCCGCGTCCAGCTCGTCGAGATCCAGCGCAACTGGCTGCGCCGGCTGCTCGGCTACGGCAACGTCCGGGTCCATTCCGCCGGCGGGTCCGGCGACGCCGACCGGCGCGTGACGGTGCCGCTGCTCCCGGACGGCCGGGTCGACGACTTCCTGCGCGAGGTGCTCCCCGGCGTGCCGGGGGTCCCGGCGCTGCGTGCCCACCCGAAGCAGGCGCGTCGCCGGGTGGTGTTCCGCTGGCTGCGTCCGCCACTGGTGCTGGCAGCCGTGGTCTGGGCCTGGAACCCGATCCCGTTCACCCCCTTCGACCTGCCCGACGCGGCCCGCTACGGCGTGGTGGCCCTGCTGCTGCTCGCGGTGCTGCTGGGGATCGTCGAGCACCGCAACCTGGGCCACGCCCTCACCGAGCGCATCGTCGTGTCCCGCCGTGGGGCCCTGTCCATCACCACGGGCGTCGCGCCGGTCGTGAAGGTGCAGGCCGCCAGCCGAAGCGCGAACTGGTTCCAGCGGCGGCTCGGACTCACCACGGTCGATGCCCATGTCGCGGGACCCGGCGGCGACCTCGAAGTGCTCGACGCCGGCGAGGCGGACGGCGAGCGGCTCTACCGCGCCCTGGTCCGCCACGCCGCCGATCCCGATCCGGTCGGCCCCAGCGTCGAGGAGGTGCCGGCGGGAGCGTGA
- a CDS encoding RNA polymerase sigma factor codes for MTTAAEHSDEAILARFADATLTRSQREAAFHELVRRHQRRVFAVCLRVLRSPADAEDAVQETFVRLARSATTFRGDAKLSTWLYRVARNVCTDHVRYDARRPATPVDDVTAVGVEPVAEDVLEARETALSVEAALQHLDEQSRLLLLLVAVEGLSYAEAAAAADLPVGTVKSRVSRARVRLGELLRESTATDGQPAGADGDERDQRPPPADLQTRGPPG; via the coding sequence GTGACCACGGCCGCCGAGCACAGCGACGAGGCGATCCTGGCCCGGTTCGCCGACGCCACGCTGACCCGCTCCCAGCGTGAGGCGGCGTTCCACGAGCTCGTCCGGCGCCACCAGCGGCGCGTGTTCGCCGTGTGCCTGCGCGTGCTGCGGTCTCCCGCCGACGCCGAGGACGCCGTCCAGGAGACCTTCGTCCGGCTCGCCCGCAGCGCGACCACGTTCCGCGGCGACGCCAAGCTGTCGACCTGGCTCTACCGGGTCGCCCGCAACGTGTGCACGGACCACGTCCGCTACGACGCCCGGCGGCCCGCCACGCCGGTCGACGACGTCACGGCCGTGGGCGTCGAGCCGGTCGCCGAGGACGTGCTGGAGGCGCGCGAGACCGCGCTGAGCGTCGAGGCGGCCCTGCAGCACCTGGACGAACAGTCACGGCTCCTACTGCTGCTCGTCGCGGTCGAGGGCCTGTCGTACGCCGAGGCCGCCGCCGCGGCGGACCTGCCGGTCGGCACCGTGAAGAGCCGGGTGTCCCGGGCGCGTGTCCGGCTCGGCGAACTGTTGCGGGAGTCGACGGCCACGGACGGCCAGCCGGCCGGCGCCGACGGTGACGAACGTGACCAGCGCCCGCCGCCCGCCGACCTGCAGACCCGCGGACCACCCGGCTGA